CACCAGCCAGAAGATCTCTCGGCCAGGTGACTCTGATGACTCGAGGAGTGTCAACAACATACTGTTGCTCACCATCATGAACCCCATCTACCCGATCACCACGGTGagtgaatcaaaataaaatacaattaaaaaaaaaaatggcgttgCCGCCATTACCTCTATAGCAgatgccatcttttttttttatctgtgcaGGAGGTACTCTACACCATCTGCAACAACTGTGGCCCTGTCCACAGAATTGTCATCTTTAGGAAGAATGGCGTGCAAGCCATGGTGGAATATCCTTTCAGAGTTGAACATGCAAGTGCAGGCAGTTTATAGTACTGTATTTCTCTATTTGGAATCACCATGTAAATTATTCTCTTTATCAGAAGGCTAGCGTCTGACAGCAATATTAAAgataattttcattttcatggtTTTAATGATGGTTTAATTATATGGAAGTCAATAACTCGTAAATAACAACTTGACACCTTAACTTCAGTGTTACATTTGACTCTGTGCAAAGCGCCCAGCGAGCCAAAGCTTCTCTCAATGGGGCCGACATTTACTCTGGATGCTGTACGCTGAAGATCGAATACGCCAAGGTATTCCTGGTGGACCCCACACTCAAAGAATATGTCCTTAATATTATTGGTTATTTATCTTATTTACCgatccaatttaaaaaaaaaaaaaaaaaaaaaaaaaaaaaaagtgtgatcagGACAACCCTTTGATTTAACATGCTTTGTTTCCTCAGCCCGCTCGACTGAATGTGTTCAAGAATGATCAGGACACTTGGGACTACACTAATCCCAATTTGGGTGGACCAGGTAATACCTCTCACTTACACACAAAAATTTAGTACAAAGACATACATCACAATGTCAACACCAGCAAGAGTCACACAAGTAGTCGCCATGTGATGTGGTCACACAGCAGAGGGTACATCCACATCTTCAACACAAAACCCTGTTGTGATGTCAGTTTGGTTGTAAACCGACAATTAGCCTGCGACTGTGTGGCGGGAATGTCAGGAACGCTTTGTTGCGGAAACGGCAACATTTACATGCAGCTCGCAACTGGTTTTTTGGCATCGCTTGTGCTGTTCAGCCCGCCTGAACAATGTAATGGTCATACTTCTGCTCGCTTGAAGTCACTGGTATATAGTAGAATGTCCCAAGTACagcactgtctcaaatgttttaGTACCACCTAAAATACTTGGCGTGGCAAGTACTGCCATAATGAACGACATTACAATTTAGTGGCATCGGACGACAGTGTTAATAGGAGGCAAATTTTATCTCTAGTAAAAgattaaataattgaaaattaaCTCTGCTCATTTGTATGTTACTTTTGTAAGTTTCaagttatttcattaacaaGTTTGTATTAGATTTCTGCAGTTAAAATGGGTGGAGTTAAGCCATTGATTGTGCTTGAAGCTTGTTGTGTCTCGTTGCTTAAGACATGTTTTCCATGAAAATTGAGATCACGTTTCAAATTTCGTGCATGGTATATTTGATGAAaatggtgatttattttttatttatttgtttatttatttattttggtggtgttagaaaaaaacacaaattgacaTTTCGGCTTGAGAAGTTACGCTTTCAAATTCATTTAGTGTTATAGGTAagatgaaaagtcaaaaattttgacATGCATTATTTTTGTCTAGTGATACATGTACCACATAGCTGTATGTTGAAATTGTTGCGCTCTCATGATATGCACTCGTGTGAGCACTTTGCGTCTGCTTTCTTGTGCACACAGCCGCAGCCTGTCAAATGTGCACGTCaaccttttaacatttttttccctccttgagtcTTTTTCTGGAAACACAACTGATCCCCTACAGTTACACTCGGGCACAAACGCACTAAAGTCACAGAAGGGGGAGTGGCAGACACACGCTGACATCACCGCTGCCACCTTGTGTTCTCTAAAGAGGACACAGCCCCTCTCACACAACGTCAAGACTGTGTGGGACTTTATTTCCCCTCACGAGCCGTGACGAGAGCGCACACATGTAGAAGGCGCCGAGCTACGCTTGGTCCCAGAACAAACCGAGGCGCTCCAAAATCTTCAGCACCACACCGCCCCCGCCCATCACCACTTccagtcgtcatcatcatcatcaccaccaccaccaccacccaaaATGGAGGCTGACACCAGTGAGGACAACACACCCACCCAGAACAGACAACAGGGCCACACTGATGcgccaacagcaccacacacCGCAACTGATCCAAGCACGGAGAGCCGACTGATGAAGACACTGCTGACAACACCAGAACAGAACACGCAGGCCCATTTCTGCTGACTCAGCCTTGTCCTTCTCTACATGCCTCCTTGTATCGATGCTTTGTCTTCCCCTTTCAGAGTCTAGAAGCCGGCTAAGTCCTTCCGCGTGAGGCCATGTTTGCCTCGGGGGCCGGCCTCCTTCTCTTCCCTCCTTAAGCGGACTGTTCCAAAAAGGGAACGAAAAGCCTGAAAGCGGGACCGGGCGGCGCTCGTTAAGACGCCGAGGTGGCCAGTTGTATCTATCGCCTTCCGCTAAAGAGGCTATGGGTGTGCGATGAAATGAGTAAAGGAGTGGCGACGCCACCGCAAGCCTGccttcctgtgtgtgtgcgcatgcagTAAGTAACACGAGAAGCCTCCTCAGCACCCAACATGGCCACatctcactttttgttttttaaaaacactctCCGGACCGCCACCAGTTCAGTGTTGAGAATCCCCTTTTCTCTTGACGCCACGTGTCAAGCTTGTGTAGCCGAGGTGCCGGAAGCGAGGGCCTATCGCCGCACAGCTTTTACTGCCACCGTAGTTAAAGTGACGTGACCCCACCCCACACTGCCTCTGCCACCCACTGTGCTAACATTGTGACTGTGTAACATGGCCTCCTCTCTGAATGTGTGTGATTGTGTACCCGTGCAGATGGCGACGTGGATGGCAATGGGAGCAACGCAGGTGTGTTTTCTTTCTCCAAAGTATTTGTCTTGCCCCCCAATTGACAGTTTGAACTCACCCCCCTGCATACAGCTTCAACCCATCTGTCTGCCCCATCTGCGCTAACTGCTACGTCTACCTCCCTTCTCTAaagggggccatttaatacaaatatattaaaatggTTGTATGCACATTGGGTGTCCTGTCACTCTCACATTGGTACACCCTGCAGTAGAGGGGCCGGGGCGAGCAGTGGCTCGTTTACATTGGATGCGGAATTCTTAATCCGACCAAGGCATGTTTACATGTTTAGTTCTGTTTTTCAATGACTGGTTATAGTGCTCTTGTGTTAGTGTTGtgcatttatttgtgttgatgtttttctttttttaaacccactGGGCTGCCTCATGTCGTAATTATTCGTTTTCTCCTCAAAGATGACATGAGTACCAACCCCAACAAGCGTCAGCGTCAGCCCGCCCTGCTGGGTGACCACCCACCGGAGTACAGTAAGAcaataaatagtaaaatatagggctgggcgatacggccaaaaaataaaatcgattattttttttttctccccccttcCTTTCAGTTATTCAGGACAATAGTGATTTTTAGTCCAATAATCACAGCAAATGCCAtgtaaaatgttcagacaacaacGTATACGGATCTAGATCAGTTTTGACATAAACTTAACATccagtttgtgcttaaatgccacaattaagtaccGTAATTTACGGACTATAAGGCGcgcctgattataagccgcgtgtgcccacattgaaacatgagatatttacacagaaagagttttcaaaggtttaataatatacttttgcttttttttttcaaacagtaCCTGTGACACGGCAGTAACAGCACTAACGGGGCTGGTAAAAATAACATGCCTGTAAAAGTCACTCAGACTGAgacttgtattttccatgatgagggtctgttcatgctaattttattcatgcacaacggcaagttacattaaacttagGTCTTCCTCGACattattccacctgtctcactcttaccttttctacTCGAGGGCCCCTGGCGgccgtcaggaaaaaaaatcatatattagccacatcattgtataagccgcagggttgaaagaaTGTGAAAAAAGTTGCGGCTTATAGTCTGGAAATTAcggtagttggtagctattgtagacatgtcttgtaaaccacccatactcacaataacatctggatgtaacacaacataagaacaacagcttttaataatccagaagacaaaattcattttcaaaatgattaattgaattaatttgatttattgcctaGCCCTATTATAATAAGGAAACTACTCATACACCACATGTATTGGCCACAATCTCATCCTATGCTAAGTATCGACGTCTGTCTCCATTACCAACAGGTGGCGGCTATCACAGCTACGATGAGAATTACAGCTCCTCGCCCTACGAGAGCCGCCACATGGGACCTGCAATGAGGGGCCGCGGCAGTAGAAGCTACGGGCCCAGCTACGGGGCCCCACCTCCTCCCCCCGGCGAGTACGGAGCCCACGCAGACTCAGCAGTGGTGATGGTGTATGGACTGGAGCCCGCCAAGATGAACGCAGACCGCGTCTTCAACATATTCTGTCTCTATGGCAATGTGGAGCGGGTCAGTACATATTTGGTGTCTGTAGCAGATTTGCGTAATATTTAACGCACACACACTTGTCACTTCACAGGTGAAATTCATGAAGAGCAAGCCGGGTGCCGCTATGGTGGAGATGGGTGACTGCTACGCCGTGGACCGCGCCATCTCGCACCTCAACAGCAACTTCCTGTTTGGTCAGAAGCTCAACGTGTGGTGAGTGGACGCGCGTTGGCGAGAAGCGATTGCACTGCGTGTCGTGCAAAACATCCCGTATGAGCCCTCCCCTCTGTTTCCGTGGACACAGCGTCTCCAAGCAGCAGGCCATCGTGCCGGGCCAGTGCTACGAATTGGAGGACGGCTCCAGCAGTTTCAAGGACTTCCACGGCTCCAGGAATAACCGCTTCACGTCACCCGAGCAGGCGGCCAAAAACCGCATCCAGCACCCCAGCAACGTGCTGCACTTCTTCAACGCTCAGCCCGATGTCACGGCAGAGATTTTCGCCCAGGTGAGCAGCCTACTTAAAGACCAATTCGGC
This genomic stretch from Festucalex cinctus isolate MCC-2025b chromosome 13, RoL_Fcin_1.0, whole genome shotgun sequence harbors:
- the LOC144032830 gene encoding heterogeneous nuclear ribonucleoprotein L-like isoform X1 is translated as MATAASRYYSEDGRATKRQKTDGMSTGYEDPHKTLPSVVVHVRGLVDGVTESDLTEALQEFGTISYVVLMPKKRQALVEYEDMNGSSTAVTYAADNQVYIAGHPAFINYSTSQKISRPGDSDDSRSVNNILLLTIMNPIYPITTEVLYTICNNCGPVHRIVIFRKNGVQAMVEFDSVQSAQRAKASLNGADIYSGCCTLKIEYAKPARLNVFKNDQDTWDYTNPNLGGPDGDVDGNGSNADDMSTNPNKRQRQPALLGDHPPEYSGGYHSYDENYSSSPYESRHMGPAMRGRGSRSYGPSYGAPPPPPGEYGAHADSAVVMVYGLEPAKMNADRVFNIFCLYGNVERVKFMKSKPGAAMVEMGDCYAVDRAISHLNSNFLFGQKLNVCVSKQQAIVPGQCYELEDGSSSFKDFHGSRNNRFTSPEQAAKNRIQHPSNVLHFFNAQPDVTAEIFAQICEDIGVKSPINVKLFTSKGGAASSDRSASGLLEWESINDAMEALALMNHYQMKNSTGPYPYTLKLCFSTVQHAN
- the LOC144032830 gene encoding heterogeneous nuclear ribonucleoprotein L-like isoform X2 codes for the protein MATAASRYYSEDGRATKRQKTDGMSTGYEDPHKTLPSVVVHVRGLVDGVTESDLTEALQEFGTISYVVLMPKKRQALVEYEDMNGSSTAVTYAADNQVYIAGHPAFINYSTSQKISRPGDSDDSRSVNNILLLTIMNPIYPITTEVLYTICNNCGPVHRIVIFRKNGVQAMVEFDSVQSAQRAKASLNGADIYSGCCTLKIEYAKPARLNVFKNDQDTWDYTNPNLGGPDDMSTNPNKRQRQPALLGDHPPEYSGGYHSYDENYSSSPYESRHMGPAMRGRGSRSYGPSYGAPPPPPGEYGAHADSAVVMVYGLEPAKMNADRVFNIFCLYGNVERVKFMKSKPGAAMVEMGDCYAVDRAISHLNSNFLFGQKLNVCVSKQQAIVPGQCYELEDGSSSFKDFHGSRNNRFTSPEQAAKNRIQHPSNVLHFFNAQPDVTAEIFAQICEDIGVKSPINVKLFTSKGGAASSDRSASGLLEWESINDAMEALALMNHYQMKNSTGPYPYTLKLCFSTVQHAN